A DNA window from Pseudochaenichthys georgianus unplaced genomic scaffold, fPseGeo1.2 scaffold_224_arrow_ctg1, whole genome shotgun sequence contains the following coding sequences:
- the LOC117441981 gene encoding G2/M phase-specific E3 ubiquitin-protein ligase-like, producing the protein MQVNFTDDEGQTEDGVDTGGPKREFLTLLMECLRMRRIFDGPQDRKFLTFDNAAAKDDEYFHAGRMIATSIVHGGPGPRFLSETLSQHLTGMKNTNIEAIIEDITDDTMRASLLELVKNDWGN; encoded by the exons ATGCAGGTCAACTTTACTGACGATGAGGGACAAACTGAGGATGGAGTGGACACTGGTGGTCCCAAGCGGGAGTTCCTGACCCTCCTAATGGAATGCCTGAGAATGAGAAGAATATTTGATGGTCCACAGGACAGGAAATTCCTCACGTTCGACAATGCAG CTGCAAAAGATGACGAATACTTTCATGCTGGGAGGATGATTGCAACTTCTATAGTTCATGGTGGTCCAGGCCCCCGCTTCCTGTCAGAGACGCTCTCCCAGCACCTCACTGGAATGAAAAACACCAACATTGAAGCCATCATTGAAGACATTACTGATGACACTATGAGAGCTTCCTTGCTTGAG CTGGTCAAAAATGATTGGGGTAATTAA